A region of the Oligoflexus sp. genome:
TATCCATCAGAAGAGTAATGCAACGAAGGAAAACAGTTCATGCCACTGAAAAGCCTCAGTCTCATTCTTTACGCGGCGTATCATTCCCTGCAGCCCTGCGAGACTGTTTTCCAGGAAACAGCCCGAGCTGCGAACCCTTCCGTGAATTTCAAAGAGGAGCAGCCTTATCTGGAGGAATTCGCCAAGGCTGCCTGCAAAACCACCAATCCCGATGTGCTGTGGTTGATCGCCCAGCAGGAAAGCAATTTCCGTTTCACCATCGTCCGTGCGAATGGGCCAGAGCCCAGGCTTTACCGGGGCAAGGAAGCCGTCAACTTTCTGAAGACGCTTCGCAGCGCTCCCGAAGATTCCCGGCCCAATGTCGATATCGGCGTTTTGCAATTCAATTGGGGATGGCACAAGGATGGCTTTCAAAGCGATGCCCAGGCCGCGCTCTCGCCCAAAAAACAGGTGGACTATTTTCTGAAGCGTTTTGGCAACGAAATCTATCGCCGCTGCGAAGATCAGTGGGTGGGCTGCTATCATAATCAGACCAACCAGGAGCGGGCGAGCCGCTATCAGTCGGCCGTGCTGAAGAAGGGCAAGACCCTTGCCCTTCACAGCCTCTATTGGCTGCGGAATTACCGAAAACAGCTGAGTGAGAGCGAGCGGCAGGTTTTGCCAACAGTTAAAAAAGATGACTTCTATCGCATCTTCGAAACGGCTCAGGGTTTTCCCCTGCCCCGCCGCCACATCTTTCATTTCGTGGATGATGGCGTTCCGCAGAATCAGGATCCCTTACAGGACATCAATTTCGAGAGCTGAGTCCGGGCGGTTTTAGACCCGCTCATGAACCGAATCGTATTCAAACTCGTAGTCATCCGGGATATCGTCATAAGCCTCGCTCGACTCCTCGGCCGCGGAGGCCTGCATGTTCAGCGCTCGCGCCCGATTTCTTTCCTTGACCCGCACGCGATCACCAAAACGATTCAAGACCTCCAGCATGTGATCCACGGCGTCGGCCAGGGCCACATAGAGATTGGGCGAAGATTTCTGCAAACGTATGCCTCGATAGCGACCCGAGTGAACATGAATCTTAATGGAAAAGAGATCAGGGCCTGCCTGGACGGGTGAGTTCAGCATCTCCAGGGTCACCGATATTCCGCTGGGCGGCAGATCCGGAAATTTACTGATGACGGATACCAGTCTTTCCGTGACAGCTCTTTGGGCCAGTTCCGATCGCTCCATATTTTTGAAAATGACTTTGATCATAAATCTTCGCCTTTCCTGTCTGGGGCCCTTGTTCGAAACGATTCCGAACACTAAGAACTCTACGGAAGACTTCGTGAATTGCTAAAATAGATAAAAAGACTATTTAGATTCGCTTTTGCGAATAACCGAAAGCCCGAAGCGTCCTTCCAGGCATGAGGGGCTGCAGAAAAATCACAGGTATTCTTTTTTCAGGTAGCGATTGTGCCAGCGGCGAAGACTCACAGCCATCAAACTCCCTAAAAGAGCGCAGAACATATCCGACTGCGTATCCCAGCTATCACCCTGCGTACCGAGGAAAGCATCCGCCCCCTGCCCCAAGGCCAGGGCCGCCGCCCATTCGGCTAACTCATAAACTGCGCTCACCGAAAGACAAAAGCTCACGACGATGGCCGCCAAAAGCAGTCCATCCCGCAGCGGGGTCTTGCGCAGGAGCCACTCGCGAAAAATAAAGGCCGGCACAAATCCCTGCATCAGGTGGCCGATGCGATCGTAATGATTGCGGCTGAAATGAAAGAGGTCCTGCATCCAAAAACCCAAGGGAACCTCTGCATAGGTGTAATGTCCACCGAGCATCAGGACCCCCGCGTGCAAAGCCATAAGGCGCAGAGTCCAAAGACTGAATCGCACGCGAAAAATAAGAAGACAGGGCAGGATGATGAAGACCGGCAGATTTTCCAAAAACCAGGTCGTTCGATCAGCTTTGGGCGCGATGCCCAGCGCGATTTCAAAAATAATCACCAATGCGAGTAGAATTCGCCGTTCACTCATATCATTCCCGTCATCTCAGCAGCTAACGCCAAGCCTATGAACGTTTTTCCTCAGGAGCTACAGGACAACGCCGAGCAGCCCGCTTTATTTTCAGCCCATGCGGGGCGTTTGGCCGCCAGCTCCGCCTCGTCCGGCTGCTCGTCATAAGGCGCCTTCATCACGCGCAGCAAACGGTTGATCAGGGAGAAATCCCCCTCTTCAGCTGCGTCTATGGCCTGCTGACTCAGATAATTTCTTAGAACATACTTCGGATTGTTTTCATTCATGATGCGGCGTCGTTCCGCGTCCGCCCGTGCACTCGCCCGGCTGCGCGCCGCATAGCGGTTCAGCCAATCGACGAAGGCCGTTTCGTGCTGGGATGAAACAGACGGCTGATAAAAAGCAGCACGCACCGTTTCCAAACGCTCCTGCCCGCTTTCGGGATCCAAAGGAATGTCGGCCAGACGGCGATAGAAAATCGTCATATCCGTCGGCGTCAAAGCAAAAAGATCATCCAGCTCGACGATCAACTGGCGGTCGCTTTCCTGGGAAAGATCGGCAAGACCGAGTTTGTCCGCCATCATTCGCTGATAAAAATAACTGAAGGAGCGGTGAAAGACATTCATCCCTTCTTCAATCACTTCCGGTCCTGGAAAAAGCGAAACCAAAGCCTGCCCCAGCTGGGCCACATTCCAAAGGGCCACGGAGGGCTGATTGCCGTAACGATAGCGCCGTTGCCCGGCATCGGTGGTATTCGGCGTCCAATTCGGATCAAAGACATCGAGCCAACCATAGGGACCGTAGTCGATCGTCAGCCCCAGTATGGACATGTTATCGGTGTTCATCACTCCGTGCACAAAACCCACGCGCTGCCAATGAGCGATCATGCGCGCGGTTCGCCGGCAGATTTCCATATACCACTGCGCATAAACCAAAGGGTCCTGGCGATCAAATTCGGGATAGTGCTGCTCCAGCACATAATCAGCCAGCTGTTTCAGTTCTTCCCTTTCCTCATGCGCCGCCAGGATTTGAAAATTGCCGAAACGCACAAAACTCGGAGCCACGCGCGTAACGATCGCGCAGCGTTCCATTTCGGGATGACCATCATAGAACATGTCGCGCACGACCTTGTCATCGGCGGCGATCAGAGCCAGCGCCCGGGTGGTCGGCACACCGAGATGATGCATGGCTTCACTGCAAAGAAATTCCCGGATCGACGACCGCAGCACCGCACGTCCGTCCGCCCGCCTGGAATAGGGTGTGGGCCCCGCGCCTTTCAGCTGAAGATCCCAGCGCTGCCCGGCTTCGTTCACGATTTCCGTAAGGGTAAGTGCCCGTCCATCACCCAGCTGCCCGGCCCATTGTCCGAACTGGTGTCCACCATAACGGGCCGCATAAGGCCGCATCGCCGGCAGAAGTTGGTTGCCCGCTAGAATGGCGATTGTCTCGTCATCATGGTTGCGAGGTCGGGCAAGTCCCAGGATCGCGCCCACTTCATCCGACCAGGCGAGCAGCTGGGGATTGGTCACAGGAGTCGGCTTTACGAAAGAAAAACAGGCGTTCTGGACAGGCCTGGACCGATTCAGATCCTTCGGGTCGGCCGGCAGGGTCCGTACAAAGCTATCGTCCAGTTTCACAGTATCCCACGTGCTCATAGTCACCCCATTCCTCAGCGTTCTTCTCATAAAGACCTGATTCCTGGGGTGGATACAAGCTGGTAATGTGGCCGGTCATTCCACCTTCAGTGCGCATAGTGCTGGCTGAGAACGCGCACATCATCGGGCCCAAGAAGGGAACGCTTGGGATCGCGCATCTGCGGATACATGAACGATCGTCGGTCCTGGGTGTGCCCCAGCCCCACGGCATGTCCGAGTTCATGCAGGATTGTGGCCCTGAGAACGCGGCTATGGATGGTCGAACTGCGGATCATGATATCCGCTTCGTAAAGCTGCTTTTTGGAGGTGATGAGTTTGGTGATGGCCAGCGAAGCCGGATTTTTCTCGGCAACCCGCGTGTAGACCTCATCTGACACTTCCACGACGGCGTTGATTCCATTCCGGCCCCGGTATTCCTTTTCGCCGTCTTCGATCTGCCGAATGCCTTCAAACAGCACCAGCTGAAAACCGACCGCCTGGTTGATTTCTACGGCGGCGTTTTCGATCGCATTATAAAGCTCAAGATTATCCGAGCCTACATAAAGAACGAAGGGCCTGCTGACCCACTTTGCATAAAAAGAGGGCTCCGCGAAAGGCAGGTCCTCCGTCGTTTCGTAGGCCAAAGGTGTTGTCTCCACGTCCATATCACGACCAGGAGTCTGGCAACCGACGAGCACGAGCAACGCGAAAAGTGCTGCTTTCACGAACACCTCAAGGCAAGGCGACAGGGGCGCGATGGACCAGAGGGGGCGTATCGCCGGCCCGCGGTGGGTCGTGGGGCAGCTTCAGCCCCCGGCAAACCGCTGCATCCCGCAGCAGACCGAGGGTCAACTCCACCTGCGGCATACCGCAGCGAATGAACCGCACCCCCGAGACATCTCATCCCGCTGTCGAGTCATACTCTTTTTTGTTTAATCAACTATAGAAGCGAAGCCCCCCAGGAGGGAAGGACTTTATTGCGCAGTTGACTCCGGCCGCGAAATTCACCATATTTAACCAGTCAGTTAATTAGCTAAAGGGTTAAATAATGCATGATCCTCTTAGCCAGACATTCGCCGCCCTTGCGGATCCGACACGACGCGCAATCCTCGCCCGTCTTTCGCAAGGTGAGGCCAACGTCTCCGAACTCGCCGAACCCTTTTTGGACTCGATGAGCCTCCCCGCCATCACCAAGCACATCAAAGTCCTTGAGAAAGCCGGATTGGTCACAAAATCCGTCGAGGCCCAATATCGCCCCTGCAAAATCAAAATTGAGGCTCTTAAAGACGCTGCAGATTGGATGGAACCGTATCGGGTCTTTTGGGAAGAGAGTTTCGATCGACTGGATGAATATCTCAAAACTGTTGTACCGAAAAAAGATACGAAAGGAAAAAACCATGTCCGCAAAAAGTAAGCCCAATGAATTGAAAATCACGAGGATCTACGATGCTCCAGTCACCACCGTCTGGGAGGCCTGGACCGATCCCGTGCAAGCCGCCAGGTGGTGGGGGCCGCGCGGATTTACTCTCACGACCCATAGCAAGGATTTGAAAGTAGGCGGCCATTGGCATTATACGATGCATGGGCCGGACGGAACGGATTACCCAAATCGAACAGTCTATCACGAGGTCGAGCCTCTCAAGCGCCTTGTCTACGACCACGGCGCCACCGAGAATACTCCCCCTCTCTTCCGGGTCACGGTCACTTTCAAACAGATCGGCAATCAAACCGAAATGGAAATGACCATGGCCTTCCCTTCGGCCGAAGTCGCCAGGCAGTCGAAAAAATTCATCAAGGACGCCGGTGGCAACTCCACCTGGGACCGTCTCGCCGAGTATTTGGACAAGGACGAAGTATTCGTCATCAACCGAAGCTTCGCAGCGGAACCGGAAAAAGTCTTTGCCATGTGGACCGATCCCAAGCTCGTCGCGCAGTGGCTGGGCCCGGTCGGGGTTCGCATGGAATACCTCAATGCCGAGATCGCCGAAGGAAAGACGGCGTTTTATAAGATGACCTATGATTCAGGGCTCGCCATGTTCGGGAAGATGAGCTACCGAAAAATTCGCAGTCCCCATGCGCTCGAATACACCCAGATCTTCTGCGATGAAAAAGGCCAGCCCTCGAAGCATCCGAACGTTCCGGTTTGGCCCGCGGTTATGCTCACGCGTGTTCAGTTCACGAAAGAGGACGAGGGCCAAACGCGGGTCACCCTCACTTGGGAACCTTTCGGTGATGCATCTCAGGACGAACGCGCAGCCTTCGCCGGCATGAAAACCGGCATGTCCCAGGGATGGACGGAGGCCTTCGATAAGCTGGAAAACCTGCTCCTGCCCCGTTAAAAAAGGATCGTGGGACGCGGCAGCCAAGGCTGCCTTCCCAAGCTCCACCCCTTCGCGCAACCGCAAAACAATCCCGTACATCCCATGCATATTCAGGATCTTCCCTCGGCCTATCCAAAACTTGCGCGCAAATCATCGCGGATTCCTTGATTCTTATGCACGATTACCTGCCACTCTTCATATCGAGGCGCCAAGGGCGAAGAGGAAACTATGGAGGCCATGCAGCCCATATCTCATACTTACCGTAAGTAAGACTGGACCGAGGAGGCCTGACGTCATGCAGCAAAGTATGGGATTTCGACAAGCCTTCCTGCCTATCCTGCTTTTTTTCCAGCTCACAGCCTGTCGGGATGAAGTGAGCGTGGACGTTGTCGAACGCGTTCCTGCCTCGAAGGATGTGGCCGTGACCTACGAATCAGGCTCCCGAATCATCGTAAGTCAATTCGCTGATAAGAAAAATCATCCTCTGGTCCTGTCGAGTCCAGCCTCCATTTGCAGCGACATCACCTATTACAATGCCGAGGGCGCCCTGTCTCAGGGAACTCGCGATTGCGATTCGCTGCGTGCCGACCCCAATCTCACAGCTTCGAATATTCGAACGGGTGTTACGATTCTTGGGATCAAAGGCACGCTGCAAAGTGTGGACGAAACACCGGAATTAATTCCTGCCAACATCCGCAGTGGCGTCGCGATTGGAGGCATCACAGGCACGATGACGTCACCACCTGCGGATTGCTTCGCGGAAGGTGAAACCGGCTGCGTGATCACAGGAAGTTTCAAAGCAACTCAGATCAGCCAGGTGGCCGGCAAGGTCATCGCCGGTCAAACCGTTGCCGGCGTCAATGGCAACGTCACGCTCCCTTCGTCGGGCAAAGTTCTGAGCGGTACGACCTATGGTTCGAACGGAAGCCTAAGCGGAACGCTGACTCTTCCCGCAACGACCGCCGTGCTCACCGGCACGGGCGCTTACGGTGATCCTTCTGCTGCCCTGGTTCCCGCTTATGCTCCCGATTTTCCAAGTGCAGCCAATGTTCGCAACAATGATACCGTGAATGGCGTCACGGGCACTCTGGGCGACTGCACCACTGACGGCAGCATTGCCTGTCTAGCCAACGGCAGTTATCCAGCTGCCGACATGTCTCTGGCAACAGCTGGCAACATCCGAAGCGGAGTGACCATCGCAGGACAACTCGGAGCCTATCCGTCCGGGACCTACCGCTTACCTTCCGCATCGACCGTCGCGGACCTTACTGATACAAATTTCGCCACGCAAATGAAATCCGCAACCGCTTTTGAATATTGGGGCTCGGACGGCAGCCATCATACGGGCGCCGGAGACGCGGATATCGCTGCCGCGAACCTTGTCGCCAACATTGATGTCTTCGGAACTCTCGGCACAGCAGCCGCGGTCCCATGCTCTGCCAGCACAGAGACATCCTGCATCGCGGATAACGCGTGCCGCTGGACAGGATCGGCCTGCGAACTGAACCCTTGGAATATTCGCAGCGGCATTTCTCTTTCAGGTCAACTCGGACTCATGAAAACCAACTGCCGTAACCGGGCCAATAGCGCGATCTATAATTCCGATTTTTCAATGCCCGGCACCGCAGGGACCACTGCGGGTTTGGTCGTAGACTGGTGGGATAGCATCAACAATCATAATGCCAACCTTAACGCTCTTCCCACCGAGCTGCCCACGGGCTGGACGGCTCAAAACGTCTGCGGCAAGGAACTGTGGTCGGATATGACGAGCGACGGGGCCTGCGATAGTGCTGCCGATAACTGCGTGATGCGGGATAACAACTCCGGTCAGATTTGGAGTGAAAGCTATCCCGTGGCATCCACCGCACCCGCCGTTACAAAACTGGATTGGTCTCAGGCTGTGGCGCATTGCGATGACCTTGACTTCGGTGGCCGCACGGACTGGCGTTTACCGACCAATATGGAACTTACCGCGGTTTATCATCACGGCATCCGGGAGCTTGGATTTAAAGGCGGGGGTTCCATACGCCCCAGCGGAGATTCGCTCGACAACAACGATATGTTTATTTCGGATGTGGACACCTATGTTTGGAGCGCAACCATGCGATCATCCACCACAGGCACAGCCGAGTATGTTTATCTTGGTGAAGGACGCAGCTCCAGCCTGGTTAAAACGGATAATGCGACGATAAGCGTGCTGTGCACGGCTCCCTGAATTTTGCCTGAAAAAGGACGGAAGCAACTATGGGTTTGTGCAGATGCTCACACGATTGGTCCCGCCTCGTCCCATTCCTGGGGATCCTTTTGCTGACGCTGAGCTGCGGCAAGGGCTCTGGCGTAAAACGGGAAACGGTTGTGAAGGCTGAAGCCAAGGACGCTACGGTTTATGTGCCCGGCGCCCAGGTCGCGGTTACTCAACCGAAAGATAAAGCCGTCTATAAAAATCAAGGTGGAGAGGTGGCCCCGCTGATGATGCTGGAGGCTTCCCGCGTCTGTGATGATATGATGTTCTATAATGGTGAAGGTGAGCTGGTTCAAGGCACGCGGGCATGCTCGGGCGGCGCCGGCTTGAAACCGGAAAATATTCGCTCGGGGGTCACGATCGGTGACATCACCGGCACTCTGGTCGATATTCAGGATGAAATCGAACTCAAAGCAGAGAACCTCCGCATGGCTGTCACGATTGGCTCTGTGATCGGGGCATTCGTGGCAAGTCCTGACGACTGTGCGAGTGAAGGCAGCACGTCGTGCGTGGCCAACGCCCAATACAAACCGGCTCTGACGACGGGACTGGCCAGCAAAGTGCTGGCGAGTCAATCCATAGCTGGAGTCAGCGGCAACATCGTTCTGCCGCTTGCAGGCAAGGTTCTGAGTGGAACGAGCTATGGAATCAATTCCACATCCATGGCGGGTACTCTCGCCCTTCCCGCGGCTGCATCCGTGCTCTCAGGAACAGGAAGCTATGGAGATCCCGCATCACCCACAACGCCAGCTTACGTGCCGGACTTTCCCAGTCCCGCCAACGTCCGGTCGTTGGATAGCAGCAATAACGCCAGCGGAACTCTCCTGGATTGCAGCAGCGATGGCGCGACAGGCTGCGTGACGTCCAATCTCTTTAAAGCTGCGAATAAAGCCCTGGCAACGGCCGGCAACATTCGTTCGGGCGTGACGCTTGCAGCTGAGTCCGGTGACTATCCATCATCGACCTACACGCTGCCCTCAGCGTCCGCCACAGCTGATCTGGACAGCGTAACCTTTAACGCCAAAGTCAAAGCCAGTGCGACCTTTGAATATTGGAGTTCCGATGGGACTCATCACAGCAACGCAGGGGATACAGGCATCGCGGCTGAAAATATTCGCAGTGGGGTGACTATATTCGGCACCACGGGTACGCTGCCGGCTCCATCCTGTTCGTACAGCACTCAAGGGAGCTGCACGGCCGACAATACCTGTCGCTGGACGGGTTCAGCGTGCGAAATCAATCCCTGGAACCTTCGGAATACCGTTACGATTTACGCCAAGACCGGTACCATCAAGAACAATTGCCGCAACAGGGTCAACAGTTCAGCGTATAACTCAGACCTGTCTCCGCCGGGAAACGGTGCTATCACGAGTGGTTCAGCGATCGATTGGTGGGATACCATTGGCAACGTTTTCAATAACGCTTTTCCTACGCTGCAGCCTACAGGCTGGTCCACCGAAAATGCATGTGGCAAGGAACTTTGGTCGGACCTTACCCCGGATGGTGCCTGTGACAGTGCAGCAGACGACTGTATGATGCAGGATAATGTCACGGGTTTGATCTGGTCAGAAAGCAGCCCTGTCGGCGGCGGGGCCGCGAGCAATACGACAAAAGACTGGTCGCTGGCTGTCGAGCATTGCGCGAGTCTGACTTTCGGTTCTCGCAGCGATTGGCGACTTCCAACGCAGATGGAAATGCAGAATGCGTATAATCATGGGATCAGTCAGTTGGCTTATAAGCAAGGTGGGACAACAGCCCGTCCTGGTGGGGATACACTGGATAATAACAATTTCTTCATGGCGACGGTGGGAAGCTACTGGTCAGCGACGACGAAGTCATCAGATACCACATATGCCTATAACTTGCATATGAATCAGTCTTATTCCAACGATGTTCTGAAGACCGCGACTCACATCCCTATCTGTGTTGCGCCTTGATTCGCGATTCGCCCAGACAAATCAGGATTAGGAAAGAACCCTGATTTGTCTGCGTCCGCGACGACCTAGGTTCAGGTCAAAGGTCCTCTGCGACGTGTGAAGAAACTGATCACGACGGCAGCCAGGAACACGAAGAAAAGAATCTGGGCGATGGATGCGGCTGTGCCTGCCAGGCTGCCGAAACCAAAGAATGCGGCGATGACGGCAAGCACGAGGAAAATCATAGTCCACTGAAGCATGTTAGGTACCTCCTGATTGATGTGTGAGGACTCTCTGTCCCTATTCTCATCAATGCAAGGATCGTGCACAGGCCATGTCAGCCACTATGGCATTTAGCTTTGAACTATCCTACTATGGTCTTCACGATTTGACTCGCTTCGCGACCATCGAATCGGCCTTTGATTTGTGGCGTAATCGCTTTCATCACGGTTCCGAAATCAGCGCCTGGATTGCTGCTGACAAATTCCTTCACCATGGCTTCAAAATCTTCTTTGCTCAAAGGCTGAGGAACATAGGCCGCGAGATATTCGATCTCTTTTTTGATTTTGGCCACCTCGTCCGATCCTGCTGGAAACTGTTCGATCGAATCCTTCAGTTTCTTCACATGGGCAATGGCCACCTCGGCATCCGCCTTCGGCTTCGCGGAGGTATTGTTTTCAATAAAGGCACTTTTCAAAAGGCGCAGCGCGTCAAGTCGACCTTTATCCTTGGCCTTCATGGCAGCTTTGATATCTTCGGTTACTCGTTCCAGCATACAGGGCTCCTTTCAGACTTGAGAAGCCCTACTCTACTCCAATCCCAGGCCCGAGCCCAAGCACTTCATGTTGGGGGAAAGCTCGGTCAGAAGGAGAAGCCGATGACAAGGCTGGGCCGAATAAACGAGGGCATGCGCAGGCGCTCATCCATTCTGCGTTGTGAACGCTTCCTATCGCTGTCGGTGGCTGTTATTTTGTAAACATTTTCTGTCCGCCGATGAAAAGACTGACTCATACCAACTTCCTCGGTGCTGATGCTTGACCGCTCCCAAAAATTATCTGAATAGGTATAGTGCAGACTGTTTCAGGTAAAAGACTGAACCTCGGCCTTGAAGCTTTGCTCGTCGAACCCCGAAAACCACATGAAGACTGTTGAAGATAATCTCATGGAAAGCGCTCCCCTTTCATCTATCACAGTCCTCGAATTCTCGATTATGACGTCAGATATAATTCTCCAAAACCCGTGGTCAAGACTCTGATAACGCACAGGAAAAACCGCTGGTTGGAGAAGCTTTCAAGTATGGGCTCACGAACACCGAGAAGACCTTCAGAACCCGAGTATGCGACACTCAGGTAAGGGGTACACTGTGCGACCTTTACAATTTCTACCAGCAATCCTGGTCTTCGCCCTTGCGTGCAATGACACCGCGGTGAAGCCCTCCAAAATCTTTGGACAGTCCGATCAGCAGACTGCAGATGCCCGGACAGAAACCAAAGGCACAGACGAATTGAGTGCCAATGCCGAGGGGCAGGAAGGCGTCCTGCCTCCCGCCAACATTTCGGGCAGTTATCTCATCGATTGTACAATATTCGACAGTCAGAAATCACAGACGAGCCCCGCTCAGGTCAACTTTGCCTGTGGTGTTTCCCGTAAATCGGGTGGAGCCGTGGCCAGCGACGGACAATGGAAGGGGACCATCCTCAATCCGACAGCCGATGAGACTCTTCAAACAAGGGATGCGAAGACAGGCCTGTTTCTGCTCACGACCACAAAACCTGAGCAGCTCGTGACAGCCATGAACAAGGTCAGCCTTAGCTTTGATGGTACGATTGAAGGCCAGAAAGTGTCTCTCACGGAAACAGGACAAAGAACACTGTCACGCGATCTCGCGCAGGTCCAAAGTTTGATCATCCGCACCAGTTTCACGGTCCAGATCGTGTCTGGAACCCGAACGGGCCTCGTGTATTCGGGTACATTTCAATATGACTCCAGCATGCTTACGGGAGCCGCGCAGGAGACTCTGGAAGCGCAGAACCTTCAGTTTAACTATCTGACCCCTCAGGCTCAGCAGTTCGATTCCAAAGGCATACTCAACTTCGTCAACGGCAGGTTCGTATCTTTGGTGGTTGCGGGAGGTCCCGCTACTCAGCGTTTTGGTATAAACACAGGCTTTGACCGGAATCAGTTTGGTCGGCCGGAAGAAGCCTTCGTTCCGAACGGTGAGCAATTTTTTGGTTATCTCGCGACCGATGGCTTTGTCGATGGGGCAGGAACTCTGCGCTATAGTTTCCTGTAAGCG
Encoded here:
- a CDS encoding HPF/RaiA family ribosome-associated protein; this translates as MIKVIFKNMERSELAQRAVTERLVSVISKFPDLPPSGISVTLEMLNSPVQAGPDLFSIKIHVHSGRYRGIRLQKSSPNLYVALADAVDHMLEVLNRFGDRVRVKERNRARALNMQASAAEESSEAYDDIPDDYEFEYDSVHERV
- a CDS encoding DUF2238 domain-containing protein, with protein sequence MSERRILLALVIIFEIALGIAPKADRTTWFLENLPVFIILPCLLIFRVRFSLWTLRLMALHAGVLMLGGHYTYAEVPLGFWMQDLFHFSRNHYDRIGHLMQGFVPAFIFREWLLRKTPLRDGLLLAAIVVSFCLSVSAVYELAEWAAALALGQGADAFLGTQGDSWDTQSDMFCALLGSLMAVSLRRWHNRYLKKEYL
- a CDS encoding protein adenylyltransferase SelO; protein product: MSTWDTVKLDDSFVRTLPADPKDLNRSRPVQNACFSFVKPTPVTNPQLLAWSDEVGAILGLARPRNHDDETIAILAGNQLLPAMRPYAARYGGHQFGQWAGQLGDGRALTLTEIVNEAGQRWDLQLKGAGPTPYSRRADGRAVLRSSIREFLCSEAMHHLGVPTTRALALIAADDKVVRDMFYDGHPEMERCAIVTRVAPSFVRFGNFQILAAHEEREELKQLADYVLEQHYPEFDRQDPLVYAQWYMEICRRTARMIAHWQRVGFVHGVMNTDNMSILGLTIDYGPYGWLDVFDPNWTPNTTDAGQRRYRYGNQPSVALWNVAQLGQALVSLFPGPEVIEEGMNVFHRSFSYFYQRMMADKLGLADLSQESDRQLIVELDDLFALTPTDMTIFYRRLADIPLDPESGQERLETVRAAFYQPSVSSQHETAFVDWLNRYAARSRASARADAERRRIMNENNPKYVLRNYLSQQAIDAAEEGDFSLINRLLRVMKAPYDEQPDEAELAAKRPAWAENKAGCSALSCSS
- a CDS encoding matrixin family metalloprotease, producing the protein MKAALFALLVLVGCQTPGRDMDVETTPLAYETTEDLPFAEPSFYAKWVSRPFVLYVGSDNLELYNAIENAAVEINQAVGFQLVLFEGIRQIEDGEKEYRGRNGINAVVEVSDEVYTRVAEKNPASLAITKLITSKKQLYEADIMIRSSTIHSRVLRATILHELGHAVGLGHTQDRRSFMYPQMRDPKRSLLGPDDVRVLSQHYAH
- a CDS encoding metalloregulator ArsR/SmtB family transcription factor, coding for MHDPLSQTFAALADPTRRAILARLSQGEANVSELAEPFLDSMSLPAITKHIKVLEKAGLVTKSVEAQYRPCKIKIEALKDAADWMEPYRVFWEESFDRLDEYLKTVVPKKDTKGKNHVRKK
- a CDS encoding SRPBCC family protein, translating into MSAKSKPNELKITRIYDAPVTTVWEAWTDPVQAARWWGPRGFTLTTHSKDLKVGGHWHYTMHGPDGTDYPNRTVYHEVEPLKRLVYDHGATENTPPLFRVTVTFKQIGNQTEMEMTMAFPSAEVARQSKKFIKDAGGNSTWDRLAEYLDKDEVFVINRSFAAEPEKVFAMWTDPKLVAQWLGPVGVRMEYLNAEIAEGKTAFYKMTYDSGLAMFGKMSYRKIRSPHALEYTQIFCDEKGQPSKHPNVPVWPAVMLTRVQFTKEDEGQTRVTLTWEPFGDASQDERAAFAGMKTGMSQGWTEAFDKLENLLLPR
- a CDS encoding DUF1566 domain-containing protein is translated as MQQSMGFRQAFLPILLFFQLTACRDEVSVDVVERVPASKDVAVTYESGSRIIVSQFADKKNHPLVLSSPASICSDITYYNAEGALSQGTRDCDSLRADPNLTASNIRTGVTILGIKGTLQSVDETPELIPANIRSGVAIGGITGTMTSPPADCFAEGETGCVITGSFKATQISQVAGKVIAGQTVAGVNGNVTLPSSGKVLSGTTYGSNGSLSGTLTLPATTAVLTGTGAYGDPSAALVPAYAPDFPSAANVRNNDTVNGVTGTLGDCTTDGSIACLANGSYPAADMSLATAGNIRSGVTIAGQLGAYPSGTYRLPSASTVADLTDTNFATQMKSATAFEYWGSDGSHHTGAGDADIAAANLVANIDVFGTLGTAAAVPCSASTETSCIADNACRWTGSACELNPWNIRSGISLSGQLGLMKTNCRNRANSAIYNSDFSMPGTAGTTAGLVVDWWDSINNHNANLNALPTELPTGWTAQNVCGKELWSDMTSDGACDSAADNCVMRDNNSGQIWSESYPVASTAPAVTKLDWSQAVAHCDDLDFGGRTDWRLPTNMELTAVYHHGIRELGFKGGGSIRPSGDSLDNNDMFISDVDTYVWSATMRSSTTGTAEYVYLGEGRSSSLVKTDNATISVLCTAP
- a CDS encoding DUF1566 domain-containing protein, with amino-acid sequence MLTLSCGKGSGVKRETVVKAEAKDATVYVPGAQVAVTQPKDKAVYKNQGGEVAPLMMLEASRVCDDMMFYNGEGELVQGTRACSGGAGLKPENIRSGVTIGDITGTLVDIQDEIELKAENLRMAVTIGSVIGAFVASPDDCASEGSTSCVANAQYKPALTTGLASKVLASQSIAGVSGNIVLPLAGKVLSGTSYGINSTSMAGTLALPAAASVLSGTGSYGDPASPTTPAYVPDFPSPANVRSLDSSNNASGTLLDCSSDGATGCVTSNLFKAANKALATAGNIRSGVTLAAESGDYPSSTYTLPSASATADLDSVTFNAKVKASATFEYWSSDGTHHSNAGDTGIAAENIRSGVTIFGTTGTLPAPSCSYSTQGSCTADNTCRWTGSACEINPWNLRNTVTIYAKTGTIKNNCRNRVNSSAYNSDLSPPGNGAITSGSAIDWWDTIGNVFNNAFPTLQPTGWSTENACGKELWSDLTPDGACDSAADDCMMQDNVTGLIWSESSPVGGGAASNTTKDWSLAVEHCASLTFGSRSDWRLPTQMEMQNAYNHGISQLAYKQGGTTARPGGDTLDNNNFFMATVGSYWSATTKSSDTTYAYNLHMNQSYSNDVLKTATHIPICVAP
- a CDS encoding DUF1328 domain-containing protein, with amino-acid sequence MLQWTMIFLVLAVIAAFFGFGSLAGTAASIAQILFFVFLAAVVISFFTRRRGPLT
- a CDS encoding GatB/YqeY domain-containing protein, which translates into the protein MLERVTEDIKAAMKAKDKGRLDALRLLKSAFIENNTSAKPKADAEVAIAHVKKLKDSIEQFPAGSDEVAKIKKEIEYLAAYVPQPLSKEDFEAMVKEFVSSNPGADFGTVMKAITPQIKGRFDGREASQIVKTIVG